The window CTCGGGAACGGTGCGCCACGGTCTGGTTCTGGCAGTTGACCTGGACGCCTACGACTACCACCCCGAGACGGCGCCCCTCATACGCGCCAGCGAGGAGACGATCCCCGACCGACTGCCTCCCCGGGCAGAAATCCGTCAGGGAGCCTCACTGGAAACTCCCCACGTGCTGGTGCTCTACAACGATCCCCGGGATTCTCTCCTTGCCCCCCTGAAAGAGGCAAAACCATCCCTGGAGAAGCTCTACGAAACTCCCCTGATGATGGGCGGTGGGTCCATCTCAGGCTACCGGATTCCTCTGGAACACCCCCTGGCAGAGACAGTTGCTACAGCTTTGGAATCGCTCCGGCAGGGGAATCTTCTCTTCGCCACGGGCGATGGAAATCACAGTCTGGCTGCTGCAAAAGAGGTCTGGACCAGGCGCAAGGCTGCCGGTGCCAGCCCGGAGGATCCCTTCCGGTATTGTCTGGTAGAACTGGTTAATGTCTACGATCCCGGCCTCCCCTTTCACCCGATTCACCGGATAGGTCAGGTCAGCAAGACAGAGATGATCACTGTTCTCGAAAAAATCACTGGGGGCACGGCGCGCCATTTTACGCGCGAAGCCTTCCTGGAGGCCTTCCTCCAGGAGGGAGTACCTGAAAAATCCCTGGGGATTATCGATCAAACGGGAGGCTCTCTCCTGGAGGTTCCGCCCGGAGGCCCTCTGGCCGTGGCCGCTGCCGACCAGGCCCTGGCCGAAAGGGGAGCCCGAGGGATCGATTACGTTCACGGCAACGCCGAAGCCTGCGAGGCTGCAGACCGTACGGGAGGGATAGCCCTGCTCCTTCCCGAGTTTCCCCGGGATCAGCTCTTTCCCACTGTGGCCGCCCGGGGAACTTTGCCCCGGAAAGCCTTCTCTCTGGGAGAGGCCCGGGACAAACGCTATTACCTGGAGTGTCGCTCTCTCACATCCCAGGAGCCCTGATCCTCCCCAGCCGGGGAGCGATCCCTTTCGCGCTCCCCGGCGGAGCTTTTTCCGGCACCTGCCCGGCGAGAG of the Alkalispirochaeta americana genome contains:
- a CDS encoding DUF1015 domain-containing protein; the encoded protein is MTIHERLSSLGLRFPSVLIPAGHVDLQRWAVIACDQFTSDPAYWKSVEDYVGEAPSTLRIIHPEIYLDQEETARAAEGIHQAMTDLEEGRSLREVSRSAILAERRLPSGTVRHGLVLAVDLDAYDYHPETAPLIRASEETIPDRLPPRAEIRQGASLETPHVLVLYNDPRDSLLAPLKEAKPSLEKLYETPLMMGGGSISGYRIPLEHPLAETVATALESLRQGNLLFATGDGNHSLAAAKEVWTRRKAAGASPEDPFRYCLVELVNVYDPGLPFHPIHRIGQVSKTEMITVLEKITGGTARHFTREAFLEAFLQEGVPEKSLGIIDQTGGSLLEVPPGGPLAVAAADQALAERGARGIDYVHGNAEACEAADRTGGIALLLPEFPRDQLFPTVAARGTLPRKAFSLGEARDKRYYLECRSLTSQEP